From one uncultured Paludibacter sp. genomic stretch:
- the feoB gene encoding Ferrous iron transport protein B: MQSVFLRTMKLSELKTGEKASIVKVLGHGGFRKRIIEMGFVKGKIVQSILNAPLNDPIKYNVMGYEVSLRRSEADLIEIVSEAEVLKEIKTDKPLSPILEEEVVRKAALKKRKQITIALVGNPNCGKTTLFNIASGQHEHVGNYSGVTVGAKTGTFHQDGYEFKIIDLPGTYSLSPYSPEEKYVRKFLIDEMPDVVVNVVDSSNLERNLFLTTQLIDMHLQTVVALNMYDELQKSGDNLDYKSLGKLLGIPFVPVIAKTGFGVIHLLRNVIKLYESSHVINEEGLLIHSIKEDKLLDEYHHEIKIHHRHEKKISAYDLEGEDKVHQTARHIHINHGTEIEESIKLLRNKLHSENFHLQSKYSLRFLSIKLLENDREINNLISKEKNAAFIFKIRDEEVKRLYAVLKTDAEAAITDAKYGFISGALKETFIENNKRKKHIKTAKIDELVTHRFWGYPIFILFIFIMFQSTFVLGQYPMNWIEQGVAWLSDVLQKTMASGPLKDLLIDGVLGGVGGVIVFLPNILILYFFISLMEDTGYMARAAFIMDKIMHKMGLHGKSFIPLIMGFGCNVPAIMATRTIENRSSRMITILINPLMSCSARLPVYLLLVGTFFPNYAGLVLFGIYFTGIILAVILARIFKRFVFKKDETPFVMELPPYRIPTGKSMWKHTWLKGQQYLRKMGTIILVGSIVIWFLGYYPRPHNEMNSNSQIIDKTEQLENSYIGRIGKTIQPVLAPLGFDWKISVSLLSGVAAKEIVVSTLGVLYADNADEDTQSLSMRMKEAKYKNGSPVYTTATTLAFMLFVLIYFPCLATIVAIKNETSSWKWAMFAVVYLLTLAWGVAFLTQLVF, translated from the coding sequence TTGCAGTCTGTTTTTTTAAGAACAATGAAACTTTCAGAACTAAAAACGGGAGAAAAAGCCTCAATTGTAAAAGTTTTAGGGCATGGCGGATTTCGCAAGCGCATTATTGAAATGGGGTTTGTTAAAGGAAAAATCGTTCAGTCCATACTGAATGCGCCACTCAACGACCCAATTAAATACAATGTAATGGGTTATGAAGTTTCACTGCGTCGAAGTGAAGCTGATTTAATTGAAATAGTAAGTGAAGCCGAAGTGCTGAAAGAAATTAAAACAGACAAACCACTTTCTCCGATACTGGAAGAAGAAGTAGTAAGAAAAGCAGCTTTAAAAAAACGAAAACAAATAACTATCGCTTTGGTAGGTAATCCTAATTGTGGTAAAACAACGCTTTTTAATATTGCTTCCGGACAGCACGAACACGTTGGCAATTATAGCGGAGTTACTGTAGGTGCAAAAACCGGCACTTTTCATCAGGATGGATATGAGTTTAAAATTATAGATTTACCGGGAACTTATTCTCTTTCTCCATATTCGCCGGAGGAAAAATATGTGAGAAAATTTTTGATAGATGAAATGCCCGATGTAGTTGTCAATGTAGTGGACAGTTCCAATTTGGAACGAAATCTTTTTCTTACCACCCAATTAATTGATATGCACCTGCAAACAGTGGTGGCGTTGAATATGTATGATGAACTTCAAAAAAGTGGCGATAATTTAGATTATAAATCGCTTGGAAAACTGCTTGGAATTCCGTTTGTACCTGTAATTGCTAAAACCGGCTTTGGCGTTATTCATCTTCTTAGAAATGTAATAAAACTTTATGAGTCCAGCCACGTAATTAACGAAGAAGGACTTCTTATTCATTCTATAAAAGAAGATAAATTACTTGATGAATATCACCACGAAATAAAAATACACCACCGGCACGAAAAAAAAATATCCGCTTATGATTTAGAGGGAGAAGATAAGGTGCATCAAACGGCACGGCATATTCATATCAATCATGGAACAGAAATAGAAGAAAGTATAAAATTGCTGCGAAATAAACTTCATTCAGAAAATTTTCATTTGCAGTCAAAGTATTCACTCCGTTTTCTTTCCATTAAATTATTGGAAAACGATAGGGAAATCAATAATTTAATTTCTAAAGAAAAAAATGCGGCATTTATTTTCAAAATTCGTGACGAGGAAGTAAAACGTCTTTATGCAGTGCTGAAAACGGACGCGGAAGCTGCTATTACAGACGCTAAATATGGTTTTATTTCGGGTGCGCTGAAGGAAACGTTTATTGAAAACAACAAAAGAAAAAAACATATTAAAACCGCTAAAATAGACGAATTGGTAACGCATCGTTTTTGGGGTTATCCTATTTTTATTTTGTTTATTTTCATTATGTTTCAGTCCACATTTGTGCTCGGGCAGTATCCTATGAATTGGATAGAACAAGGTGTGGCGTGGTTAAGTGATGTTTTACAAAAAACGATGGCTTCCGGACCGTTGAAAGATTTACTTATAGACGGTGTGTTGGGAGGCGTTGGCGGTGTAATTGTCTTTTTGCCCAATATTTTGATTTTGTATTTTTTTATTTCGTTGATGGAAGATACGGGTTATATGGCGCGTGCTGCATTTATTATGGATAAAATAATGCATAAAATGGGTTTACACGGAAAATCGTTTATTCCTTTAATAATGGGTTTCGGTTGTAACGTTCCAGCCATAATGGCTACTCGAACCATTGAAAACCGCAGCAGCCGAATGATAACTATTCTGATAAATCCGTTGATGTCGTGTAGTGCGCGTTTGCCTGTTTATTTACTTTTAGTAGGAACTTTTTTCCCAAATTATGCAGGGTTGGTGCTGTTTGGCATTTACTTTACGGGAATAATTTTAGCCGTAATTTTGGCAAGGATATTTAAACGATTCGTATTTAAGAAAGATGAAACTCCTTTTGTTATGGAGCTTCCACCCTATAGAATTCCTACCGGAAAATCAATGTGGAAACACACATGGTTAAAAGGGCAACAATATTTACGAAAAATGGGAACAATCATTTTAGTTGGTTCCATCGTAATTTGGTTTTTGGGTTATTATCCTCGTCCTCATAATGAAATGAATTCAAATTCACAGATTATAGATAAAACTGAGCAACTTGAGAATTCCTACATCGGAAGAATTGGTAAAACCATTCAACCTGTATTAGCTCCGTTAGGATTCGACTGGAAAATAAGTGTTTCGCTTCTTTCAGGTGTAGCTGCTAAAGAAATTGTAGTAAGTACATTAGGAGTGCTTTATGCCGATAATGCTGATGAAGATACGCAATCGCTTTCAATGAGAATGAAAGAAGCAAAATACAAGAATGGTTCGCCGGTTTATACTACAGCAACCACTTTGGCATTTATGCTTTTTGTGTTGATTTATTTTCCGTGTTTGGCAACAATTGTGGCTATAAAAAATGAAACGAGTAGCTGGAAATGGGCAATGTTTGCAGTTGTATATTTGTTGACATTAGCGTGGGGAGTGGCATTTTTGACTCAACTTGTTTTTTGA
- a CDS encoding conserved exported hypothetical protein (Evidence 4 : Unknown function but conserved in other organisms): protein MKIIKYILSFFLFFCANLLPAQETVVVGQVVDKYDKKPLELVDVYFKNSNIAVQTNEEGYFLIKNLGEENTLVFSLLGYKKEEIKLKRGESVGLQMELEEKGNYLMDVFVYPGANPANDLMKKVRLKRRENNVNVLTNSSEQSAVFISKEKFRWENNKLFAQFKSGNLSENDSSLLLPLYMEESTYKQTNDKKEQTEKNTFNTSKTVSDAVSQLLRGMDEKLNFYENSVPVFGRSIISPLASISPFYYNYYLKDSIQADTGKQYEVQFWSKNTKNLVLNGTMLIDSASLALVKINAELPRQANMNFIHNFTINQEFKHISNYWLQKSEQTFWNLTYEIISDTINRKPELLISRNTEFNTDEDIRLLDTDAFANSKHSRQEISKKIEELNETPLFKFAKFVADAALTGYVKAWKFDIGNIINVARLTEQEGLRLSLPIRTNENMWKNFLLGGTIGYGFGDKQWKYGGEMQWKLPTPKRIVAGMNYSNDYHWIVYDKNDFLWRENPLATYDENISSTILSLKKGKNNSKRENLSFFVQNDWNDDIESRWIFGQERFFSNNYLPLFLNKNEIPELKTQYFTFTSRFSFNERVINEHFQRIYLYNHKPVLYGIAEIGKFSLSNKNGFYGNLSIDMLQQGRFTLGEWKYFAEAGKIIGSAPYPLLKFFNTKANGGYNIYQFSLMNFFEYPMDTYAAFHSELITNGLIFNKIPLIKYLNLREISSFKIGYGTVSNTHTQWLNYPINSTNMKYPYSEVSIGFTNLLRVITVQSVWRLTDLKKENVKPWGFAFYLRLSF from the coding sequence ATGAAAATAATAAAATACATATTATCTTTTTTTCTTTTCTTCTGTGCAAATTTACTTCCTGCACAAGAAACTGTTGTCGTGGGGCAAGTAGTGGATAAATACGATAAAAAACCTCTTGAATTAGTTGATGTTTATTTTAAAAATTCAAATATTGCTGTACAAACCAATGAAGAAGGATATTTTTTAATAAAAAATTTAGGGGAAGAAAATACATTGGTTTTTTCTTTGTTGGGATATAAAAAAGAGGAAATAAAGCTGAAACGGGGCGAAAGCGTTGGTCTACAAATGGAATTGGAGGAAAAAGGGAATTACCTGATGGATGTTTTTGTTTATCCTGGAGCAAATCCGGCTAACGATTTGATGAAAAAAGTAAGGTTAAAGCGGAGGGAAAACAATGTGAATGTACTCACAAACAGTTCTGAACAAAGCGCCGTTTTTATAAGTAAAGAAAAATTCCGATGGGAAAACAATAAACTTTTTGCGCAATTCAAATCCGGAAATCTTTCCGAAAACGATTCATCGTTGCTTTTGCCGCTTTATATGGAAGAATCAACGTACAAACAAACCAATGACAAAAAAGAGCAAACCGAGAAAAACACATTCAATACATCCAAAACTGTTTCGGATGCTGTTTCGCAGCTTTTACGAGGAATGGACGAGAAACTTAATTTTTACGAAAATTCCGTTCCTGTTTTTGGAAGAAGCATTATAAGTCCACTGGCAAGTATTAGTCCTTTTTATTATAATTATTATTTAAAAGATAGTATTCAAGCGGATACCGGCAAACAATACGAAGTTCAGTTCTGGAGTAAAAATACAAAAAATCTTGTTCTGAATGGCACAATGTTAATCGATTCTGCATCGTTGGCTTTAGTGAAAATAAATGCAGAACTTCCACGCCAAGCCAACATGAATTTTATCCATAATTTTACTATTAATCAAGAATTTAAACACATCTCCAATTATTGGTTACAAAAATCGGAACAAACATTTTGGAATTTAACGTATGAAATTATTTCGGATACAATAAATAGGAAACCGGAATTATTAATAAGTAGAAATACAGAATTTAATACCGATGAAGATATACGTTTGTTAGACACCGATGCTTTTGCCAATTCGAAACACTCCCGACAGGAAATATCAAAGAAAATAGAAGAATTAAATGAAACTCCGCTTTTCAAATTTGCTAAATTCGTTGCTGACGCTGCACTTACAGGTTACGTAAAAGCTTGGAAATTTGATATTGGAAACATTATAAATGTGGCACGCCTAACTGAACAAGAAGGACTGCGTTTGAGTTTGCCCATACGAACAAACGAAAATATGTGGAAAAACTTTCTGCTTGGCGGAACCATTGGTTATGGTTTCGGCGATAAACAATGGAAATACGGAGGAGAAATGCAATGGAAACTGCCTACGCCAAAAAGAATAGTTGCCGGAATGAATTACTCGAACGACTATCATTGGATTGTTTATGATAAAAATGATTTTCTATGGAGAGAAAATCCGTTAGCCACATACGATGAAAACATCAGTTCCACTATTTTATCATTAAAAAAAGGAAAAAATAACAGTAAACGAGAAAATTTGTCATTTTTTGTTCAAAACGATTGGAACGATGATATTGAATCACGTTGGATTTTTGGGCAAGAGCGTTTTTTTAGCAATAATTATTTGCCTTTATTTCTCAACAAAAATGAAATTCCGGAATTGAAAACGCAATATTTTACTTTTACAAGCCGTTTTTCGTTCAATGAACGTGTAATTAACGAACACTTTCAGCGAATTTATTTATACAATCATAAACCTGTGCTTTATGGTATTGCAGAAATTGGAAAGTTTTCTTTATCTAATAAAAACGGATTTTACGGGAACCTGAGCATCGACATGTTACAACAAGGACGATTTACTTTAGGTGAATGGAAGTATTTTGCTGAGGCAGGAAAAATTATAGGAAGTGCGCCTTATCCTTTATTAAAATTTTTCAACACAAAAGCAAATGGCGGTTATAATATTTATCAATTTTCCTTGATGAATTTTTTTGAATATCCGATGGATACTTATGCCGCTTTTCATTCCGAATTAATTACTAACGGATTGATATTTAATAAAATACCACTAATTAAATATTTAAATTTACGTGAAATTTCGTCGTTTAAGATTGGCTACGGGACAGTGTCAAATACGCACACACAATGGCTTAATTATCCTATAAACAGCACAAATATGAAATATCCTTATTCCGAAGTGAGTATTGGATTTACCAATTTATTAAGAGTAATTACAGTTCAATCCGTGTGGAGATTAACCGATTTGAAAAAAGAGAATGTAAAACCGTGGGGGTTTGCTTTTTATTTGCGCCTCAGTTTTTAA
- a CDS encoding conserved hypothetical protein (Evidence 4 : Unknown function but conserved in other organisms), with amino-acid sequence MQQIIVIIIGVFVFGYLIYHIYKIITKKTTDTKCGSCSGCEVDLPKAENKKPVIKN; translated from the coding sequence ATGCAACAAATTATAGTTATTATTATCGGAGTATTTGTTTTTGGTTATTTAATTTATCATATCTATAAAATTATAACAAAAAAAACAACAGATACTAAATGCGGAAGTTGTTCCGGATGTGAAGTAGATTTGCCCAAAGCGGAGAATAAAAAACCGGTAATTAAAAACTGA
- a CDS encoding TonB-dependent receptor: MKKFILILSVFFISFFAVFSAEIQGRIVNNETKSPLEFVTVSIIEKNSQKSIAGAITNNMGVFNISSVNAGDYVLKVTFIGFKAVNKNITVNNQILELGEIPLEEDSKTLKEVEVVGQGSQMRFGIDKKVFSVDQNIASSGGSATEVLQNIPSVNVDNEGNVSLRNNENVEVWINGKPSGLTAENRAQVLQQMPAESIESIEIMTNPSAKFSPEGTAGIINLVMKKDRKAGYFGSVGAGIMLANGNKLGGNTDFSINYSNNKIETFANIGLRKMSMEGNSITERTNFNNADTTVLTQNSTSTRSFGGLFYRAGIDYHIDNKNTIGFSGFGMIGKMGNDEDVNYLQIRKNTTDTLRKYIRNNTSDANHPGYHLNAYHKIDFDKIGSNLITNLSFSGHNMEFDNNYVETVLIPSVSNDNISQNATNNNNEIELKTDYTKKFNENDRLELGWNSNFERRKSTANGLNNLTKSEIDTYFNDFTNDEWIHAAYFTYGKKINNFSAQVGLRGEYQIRDIKTTSYNDTSIYHPKSDFELFPSMYLAYSLPKNNEIQLNYTRRVNRPRGRQINSFRDYSDPTMVSFGNPLLTPEYASSFELNYLKNWDNHTLSASAYYRFTTDVIRSVNFMEDNILQSTYMNLTKQQNTGMELVAKNRLLTILNLTSSLNLYYSKIDPSVYVTSENVNVNIDGQENFTWDAKMIANILFGRTFSGQLTAQYIAPQVIGQGKQYEMYSVDFGLRKTFFDRKFTLALTGRDIFNTRKIKTSTSGNGFIQNYESLKGGRMGGGRVIGLTATYSFGNMKPKSQEKGKQQNQNSNTEMEIED; encoded by the coding sequence ATGAAAAAGTTCATTTTAATTTTATCTGTATTTTTTATTTCTTTTTTTGCTGTATTTTCTGCTGAGATACAAGGACGCATTGTAAATAACGAAACAAAATCACCGCTTGAATTTGTAACGGTAAGTATTATTGAGAAAAACTCGCAAAAATCTATCGCCGGAGCTATTACAAACAATATGGGTGTTTTTAATATAAGTTCGGTAAATGCCGGAGATTATGTTTTAAAAGTAACTTTTATAGGTTTTAAAGCTGTAAATAAAAATATAACTGTTAATAACCAAATTTTGGAATTGGGTGAAATCCCTTTGGAGGAAGACAGTAAAACGCTCAAAGAGGTAGAAGTCGTGGGGCAAGGATCTCAAATGCGTTTCGGAATCGACAAAAAAGTATTCAGTGTCGACCAAAATATTGCTTCATCGGGAGGTTCAGCCACAGAAGTGCTTCAGAATATTCCATCAGTAAATGTGGATAATGAAGGAAATGTTTCATTACGCAATAATGAAAACGTAGAAGTTTGGATAAACGGAAAACCCTCAGGACTTACCGCCGAAAATCGCGCTCAAGTGCTTCAGCAAATGCCGGCTGAAAGCATTGAAAGTATTGAAATTATGACCAACCCTTCAGCAAAGTTTAGTCCGGAAGGAACGGCGGGAATTATTAATCTGGTAATGAAAAAAGACAGAAAAGCCGGGTATTTTGGGAGCGTTGGAGCCGGAATAATGCTTGCCAACGGAAATAAATTGGGTGGTAATACTGATTTTTCTATAAATTACAGTAATAATAAAATAGAAACGTTTGCCAACATAGGTTTAAGAAAAATGTCGATGGAAGGAAACAGTATTACGGAAAGAACTAATTTCAACAATGCAGATACAACTGTTTTAACTCAAAATTCAACCTCCACTCGCAGTTTTGGGGGTTTATTTTATCGCGCCGGCATAGATTATCATATTGATAATAAAAATACCATTGGTTTTTCGGGCTTTGGTATGATTGGAAAAATGGGAAACGATGAAGATGTGAATTATCTTCAAATAAGAAAAAATACAACTGATACATTAAGAAAATATATACGTAATAATACTTCAGATGCAAATCATCCCGGTTACCATTTAAATGCTTATCATAAAATAGATTTTGATAAAATAGGTTCAAATCTTATTACCAATTTAAGTTTCTCAGGTCATAATATGGAATTTGATAATAATTATGTGGAAACCGTACTAATTCCTTCGGTAAGCAATGATAATATATCTCAGAATGCCACCAACAATAATAATGAAATAGAACTGAAAACAGACTATACTAAAAAATTCAATGAAAATGACCGTTTGGAATTAGGCTGGAACAGTAATTTTGAAAGAAGGAAAAGTACTGCCAATGGCTTAAATAATTTAACTAAGAGTGAAATAGATACTTATTTCAACGATTTTACCAATGATGAATGGATTCACGCGGCGTATTTTACCTATGGAAAAAAAATAAATAATTTTTCCGCTCAAGTTGGCTTGCGTGGAGAATATCAAATAAGAGACATTAAAACAACTTCTTATAATGATACTTCAATATATCATCCAAAATCTGATTTTGAGTTATTTCCCAGTATGTATTTAGCCTATAGTTTGCCTAAAAACAATGAAATACAATTAAATTATACGCGTCGTGTGAATCGTCCGCGCGGAAGACAAATAAATTCTTTTCGTGATTATTCCGACCCTACGATGGTTTCTTTTGGGAATCCACTCTTAACGCCTGAGTATGCTTCTTCTTTTGAGTTGAATTATTTAAAAAACTGGGATAATCATACCCTTTCAGCTTCAGCTTATTATCGTTTTACCACAGATGTTATCCGCAGTGTGAATTTTATGGAAGATAATATTCTGCAAAGTACCTATATGAATCTTACCAAGCAACAAAATACAGGAATGGAATTGGTGGCAAAAAACAGATTACTCACTATTTTAAATCTTACCTCATCATTAAATCTATATTACAGTAAAATTGATCCTTCGGTTTATGTAACGTCCGAAAACGTAAATGTAAATATTGATGGACAAGAAAATTTCACGTGGGATGCTAAAATGATTGCTAATATTTTATTTGGCAGAACTTTTTCGGGTCAACTTACCGCGCAGTATATTGCTCCGCAAGTAATCGGGCAGGGTAAACAATATGAAATGTATTCGGTAGATTTTGGATTGCGCAAAACTTTTTTTGACCGTAAATTTACACTTGCCTTAACAGGAAGGGACATTTTTAATACTCGAAAAATAAAAACCAGCACTTCGGGAAATGGTTTTATACAAAACTACGAGTCGCTTAAAGGAGGAAGAATGGGCGGTGGACGTGTAATAGGACTTACCGCGACATATAGTTTTGGTAATATGAAACCAAAATCCCAAGAAAAAGGAAAACAACAAAATCAAAACTCAAATACAGAGATGGAAATAGAAGATTGA
- a CDS encoding S1/P1 nuclease, which produces MKRLLFTSVLFAVLVLNTFAYDMIGHRTVADIAYHNLNIEVKKQVDNLLGIHGLIYFSTWADDMRNDSTYAYSYNWHFQNLPDSLTTQDLQNLWNNPLSQGEHLFFAIQKMIERLKKDKNDTEALKFLVHFLGDLHQPFHLGREGDRGGNDIQTKWFGQNIRVHQLWDTNLIEHQGYSYTEYSQYLQDKYSKQKSDFKNVSIFQSIQAVYALRQELYTYDYAKMHYYEYNFKYKDKLDEMLYRAGIQLANILNKIYTAAR; this is translated from the coding sequence ATGAAAAGATTATTATTTACTTCGGTATTATTTGCTGTTTTAGTTTTAAATACTTTTGCNTATGATATGATTGGGCACAGAACAGTAGCAGATATTGCATATCATAATTTAAATATAGAGGTCAAAAAGCAAGTAGACAATTTACTTGGAATTCATGGTTTAATTTACTTTTCTACGTGGGCAGACGATATGCGTAACGATAGTACGTATGCTTACAGTTATAATTGGCATTTTCAGAATTTGCCGGACAGTTTAACAACTCAAGATTTGCAAAACCTCTGGAATAATCCTCTTTCACAAGGAGAACATCTCTTTTTTGCTATTCAGAAAATGATAGAAAGATTGAAAAAAGACAAAAACGATACCGAAGCATTAAAATTTCTAGTTCATTTTTTAGGAGATTTGCATCAGCCGTTTCATCTTGGCAGGGAAGGAGACCGTGGCGGAAATGATATACAGACAAAATGGTTTGGACAAAATATCCGTGTTCATCAACTCTGGGATACAAACTTGATAGAACATCAAGGGTATTCGTATACGGAATACAGTCAATATTTGCAAGATAAATATTCAAAACAAAAAAGTGATTTCAAAAACGTGTCAATCTTCCAATCAATTCAAGCCGTTTATGCACTACGACAAGAACTTTATACCTACGATTACGCGAAAATGCATTATTATGAATATAACTTTAAGTATAAAGACAAATTAGATGAAATGCTTTATCGTGCCGGAATTCAACTGGCAAATATCTTGAACAAAATTTATACTGCTGCAAGATAA
- the xerD gene encoding Tyrosine recombinase XerD codes for MLSLLEEYHIFLKMEKSLSENTIDGYERDLRKLQDYLSDAHISLEEAKEEHLRDFIIEIAEIGINERSQARLISGIKSFYKFLIYKDKITVDPTELLESPKIGLRLPEVLTVDEIDKIISAIDTSKPDGHRNRAIIEVLYGSGLRVSELINLKISNIYFDEGYMLIEGKGNKQRLVPISEESEKQIKFWKEQRKNTKIVKGNEDFLFLNQRGSKLSRMAIFNLTKSLAEFAGIKKNISPHTFRHSFATHLLENGANLRAIQQLLGHESITTTELYTHIDVQYLRKTILDFHPMNKKSSLTPEGEF; via the coding sequence ATGCTTTCTTTACTCGAAGAATATCATATTTTCCTGAAAATGGAAAAATCCCTCTCGGAAAATACCATTGATGGTTACGAGCGTGATTTAAGAAAATTACAAGATTATTTAAGCGATGCCCACATTTCATTAGAGGAAGCCAAAGAAGAACATTTACGGGATTTTATTATTGAAATTGCAGAAATAGGAATTAATGAACGTTCGCAGGCACGGCTAATTTCAGGCATAAAATCATTTTATAAATTCCTGATTTATAAAGATAAAATTACCGTCGATCCGACAGAATTATTAGAAAGTCCCAAAATTGGTTTACGCCTGCCGGAAGTGCTAACAGTGGATGAAATAGACAAAATTATTTCTGCAATTGACACATCCAAACCTGATGGACATAGAAATCGCGCGATAATTGAAGTGCTTTACGGCTCAGGTTTGCGCGTTTCGGAATTGATCAATCTTAAAATTTCTAATATTTATTTTGATGAAGGATATATGCTGATTGAAGGTAAAGGCAACAAACAACGATTGGTTCCTATTTCAGAAGAATCCGAAAAACAAATAAAATTCTGGAAAGAACAACGGAAAAATACGAAAATAGTGAAGGGAAACGAAGATTTTCTATTCTTAAATCAAAGAGGAAGTAAACTTTCACGAATGGCAATTTTTAATCTCACAAAATCGTTAGCCGAATTTGCCGGAATAAAGAAAAATATCAGTCCACATACATTCCGACATTCATTCGCTACTCATTTACTTGAAAACGGAGCAAACTTACGCGCCATTCAGCAGTTGCTGGGACACGAATCCATCACTACCACCGAACTTTACACTCATATTGACGTTCAATATTTACGAAAAACCATTTTGGATTTTCATCCGATGAATAAAAAATCATCACTAACGCCTGAAGGGGAATTTTAA